In one window of Janthinobacterium sp. 1_2014MBL_MicDiv DNA:
- a CDS encoding sensor histidine kinase — MMGRFWAMLRRPTLVRRLMVAQMLMLSVLWSLAVAYVLFEGAGEASNVSRGVLHAIISVADNLAEQPARQQQSLRAIDEALREEFEMGQVPEVAPRILVWRNGELVYKSPDAPSGIRSAGPEQMEVVYIKGQAWRSRSLVEGTTRVTVLEVGGAWQFFITINSHGYYLLPLLISLPFLLLPAWLSIRLAMRPWRKVAQEVAARGPQDLRPLTFKPPHGELAALVDNINALLQRVGTSAARERSFIADATHELRTPLAAMRVNVEALQGQASDPRQQELLDGILNSGNRAARLVGQLLQLTRSEVQAEAGEQRRPQALDVLLQDRLAALSGLAQAGGIELELQASVSLRVPGQRESLVSLIDNLVENAIKYSPRGTSVTVSLHAERGQAVLHVADQGPGIAPALYERVFDRFFRAPQQAQPGSGLGLSIVASVVQQHGGTIQLHRASGGQGLLVEVRLPLASDA; from the coding sequence ATGATGGGCCGTTTCTGGGCCATGCTGCGCCGGCCCACGCTGGTGCGCCGCCTGATGGTCGCGCAAATGCTGATGCTGAGCGTGCTGTGGAGCCTGGCCGTGGCCTATGTGCTGTTCGAGGGCGCCGGCGAGGCCAGCAATGTGAGCCGCGGGGTCTTGCACGCCATTATCAGCGTGGCCGACAACCTGGCCGAGCAGCCCGCGCGCCAGCAGCAAAGCTTGCGCGCGATCGACGAGGCGCTGCGCGAGGAGTTTGAGATGGGGCAAGTGCCGGAAGTGGCGCCGCGCATCCTGGTCTGGCGCAATGGCGAACTGGTCTATAAATCGCCCGATGCGCCCAGCGGCATCCGCAGCGCCGGTCCCGAGCAGATGGAGGTGGTGTACATCAAGGGCCAGGCCTGGCGCAGCCGCAGCCTGGTCGAGGGGACGACGCGCGTGACCGTGCTGGAAGTGGGCGGAGCCTGGCAGTTTTTTATCACGATCAATTCGCACGGCTATTATCTGTTGCCGCTGTTAATCAGCCTGCCTTTCCTGCTGCTGCCGGCCTGGCTGTCGATCCGGCTGGCCATGCGGCCATGGCGCAAGGTGGCGCAGGAGGTGGCGGCGCGCGGGCCGCAGGATTTGCGTCCGCTGACCTTCAAGCCGCCGCATGGCGAACTGGCCGCGCTGGTCGACAATATCAATGCGCTGTTGCAGCGCGTGGGCACCAGCGCCGCGCGTGAACGCAGCTTCATCGCCGATGCCACGCATGAGCTGCGCACGCCGCTGGCTGCCATGCGCGTGAATGTCGAGGCCTTGCAGGGACAGGCCAGCGACCCGCGCCAGCAGGAGTTGCTCGATGGTATCTTGAACAGCGGTAACCGGGCTGCGCGCCTGGTGGGACAGTTGCTGCAACTGACGCGCAGCGAGGTGCAGGCGGAAGCGGGAGAGCAGCGTCGGCCCCAGGCGCTCGACGTCCTGCTGCAGGACCGCCTGGCGGCCCTGTCCGGCCTGGCGCAGGCGGGCGGAATCGAACTGGAGCTGCAGGCCAGCGTGTCGCTGCGCGTGCCCGGCCAGCGCGAGAGCCTCGTCTCGCTGATCGACAACCTGGTGGAAAACGCCATCAAGTACAGTCCGCGCGGTACCAGCGTGACCGTGTCGCTGCATGCCGAGCGGGGCCAGGCCGTGCTGCACGTGGCCGACCAGGGGCCCGGCATCGCGCCGGCCCTGTACGAGCGCGTCTTCGACCGTTTCTTCCGCGCGCCGCAGCAGGCGCAGCCAGGCAGCGGCCTGGGCTTGTCCATCGTCGCCTCGGTGGTGCAGCAGCATGGCGGCACGATCCAGCTGCACCGCGCCAGCGGCGGCCAGGGCTTGCTGGTGGAAGTGCGCTTGCCGCTGGCGTCCGACGCTTAG
- the msbA gene encoding lipid A export permease/ATP-binding protein MsbA, with the protein MLTPDLKRLTALHAPYKKHLALALLAMVVTAATEPLLPYALKLLLDNGFGGKVEFSYWLVPLIVIGIFFIRGVSTFASSYLMSYVSTRILNELRRRMFASMLNLPIDFYNTHTVGKVINSIMFEVQQIIEMVTKVFTSIVRSSLTVLGLLAWLLYLNWVLTLVTLVLLPLLTIVVRTTGKRLKKLNRDTLAVNAELTQVIEETTRAQQVIKIFGGQNYEKARFEERAEQLRRYSMRMTTTFSATVPITQVITAAAVALVIVMALFQSEQGQITVGGFVSFITAMLMLLTPLKQLAEVNGPLQRGMAAAEEVFLLIDKTPERTGGKPLAGRCSGRIDFNDVSFAYPGHRELALQHINLNIAPGQTVAFVGMSGGGKSTLVSLLPGFYSASSGQILLDGQNIDDIALTSLRSQIAMVSQNVVLFDDTLAANIAYGDAAPDRQRVEAAAAAAFLSDVIDGLPEGLETRLGDNGSRLSGGQRQRVAIARAIYKDAPILILDEATSALDTEAERAVQAALEHLMQGRTTLVIAHRLSTIERADRIVVLSHGKIMETGSHQQLLDANGAYANLHRLQFSQQVV; encoded by the coding sequence ATGCTCACGCCCGACCTGAAGCGCCTCACTGCGCTACACGCGCCTTATAAAAAACACCTGGCCCTGGCCCTGCTGGCGATGGTCGTCACGGCAGCCACCGAGCCGCTGTTGCCGTATGCGCTCAAGCTGTTACTCGACAATGGCTTCGGCGGCAAGGTCGAGTTTTCCTACTGGCTGGTGCCGCTGATCGTGATCGGCATCTTTTTCATTCGTGGCGTGTCCACCTTTGCCAGCAGCTACCTGATGAGCTATGTCTCCACGCGCATCCTCAATGAATTGCGGCGCAGGATGTTTGCCAGCATGCTCAACCTGCCCATCGACTTTTACAACACGCATACGGTCGGCAAAGTCATCAATTCCATCATGTTCGAGGTACAGCAGATCATCGAAATGGTGACCAAGGTGTTTACGTCGATCGTGCGTTCCTCGCTGACCGTGCTGGGCCTGCTGGCATGGCTGCTCTACCTGAACTGGGTACTGACCCTGGTCACCCTGGTGCTGCTGCCCCTCCTGACCATCGTCGTGCGCACCACGGGCAAGCGGCTGAAAAAACTCAACCGCGATACGCTGGCGGTCAACGCCGAACTGACCCAGGTCATCGAAGAGACTACGCGCGCGCAGCAAGTCATCAAGATTTTCGGCGGCCAGAACTACGAGAAGGCGCGCTTTGAGGAACGCGCCGAGCAATTGCGCCGCTACAGCATGCGCATGACCACCACTTTTTCCGCCACCGTGCCCATCACCCAGGTCATCACGGCCGCCGCCGTGGCCCTCGTGATCGTGATGGCCTTGTTCCAGTCGGAACAGGGGCAGATCACGGTGGGCGGCTTTGTTTCCTTCATCACGGCCATGCTGATGCTGCTGACGCCCTTGAAACAACTGGCCGAAGTCAATGGTCCCCTGCAGCGCGGCATGGCCGCCGCGGAAGAAGTCTTCCTGCTGATCGACAAGACGCCGGAACGCACGGGCGGCAAGCCGCTGGCTGGCCGCTGCAGCGGGCGCATCGATTTCAACGATGTCAGCTTTGCCTATCCAGGCCATCGGGAACTGGCCTTGCAGCACATCAATTTGAACATCGCTCCGGGACAGACGGTGGCCTTTGTCGGCATGTCCGGCGGCGGCAAATCGACGCTGGTGAGTCTGTTACCAGGCTTTTACTCGGCCAGCAGCGGGCAGATCTTGCTCGATGGTCAGAATATCGATGACATCGCCTTGACCAGCCTGCGCAGCCAGATCGCCATGGTCAGCCAGAACGTGGTGCTGTTCGACGATACGCTGGCCGCCAATATCGCCTATGGCGACGCGGCGCCGGACCGGCAGCGCGTCGAAGCGGCGGCAGCGGCAGCCTTCCTGTCGGATGTCATCGACGGTTTGCCCGAGGGCCTGGAAACGCGCCTGGGCGACAATGGCTCGCGCCTGTCCGGCGGCCAGCGCCAGCGCGTGGCCATCGCCCGCGCCATCTACAAGGATGCGCCCATCCTGATCCTCGACGAGGCCACCTCGGCCCTGGATACGGAAGCGGAGCGCGCCGTGCAGGCGGCGCTGGAGCACCTGATGCAGGGCAGAACCACCCTGGTTATTGCTCATCGTTTATCAACAATTGAACGTGCGGACCGTATCGTGGTATTGTCGCATGGGAAAATAATGGAAACCGGCAGTCACCAGCAATTATTGGATGCCAACGGTGCGTATGCCAATCTGCATCGCCTGCAATTTTCCCAGCAAGTGGTTTGA
- a CDS encoding response regulator, translating into MKILLIEDDMDLGNGVRIALRDQGMQVVWVRSLEDAARSIEHDSCELVLLDLGLPDGDGLDLLARLRAARLPVLILSARDTLEQRLRGLDGGADDYLVKPFVLAELLSRVRALARRSYGFDGDTIELRGLLLQVPTRRVSVHGRPVELTASEYALLKTLLMRANRVITRRVLEEHILPGGLANASNTLDVHMGNLRRKIGEGYIRTVRGVGYVIDQQGESPAQPGTGA; encoded by the coding sequence ATGAAAATACTGCTGATAGAAGACGACATGGACCTGGGCAACGGCGTGCGCATCGCCCTGCGCGACCAGGGCATGCAGGTGGTCTGGGTGCGCAGCCTGGAAGACGCGGCGCGCAGCATCGAACACGACAGCTGCGAGCTGGTGCTGCTGGACCTGGGCCTGCCGGACGGCGATGGCCTCGATTTGCTGGCCCGCTTGCGCGCGGCGCGCCTGCCGGTGCTGATCCTCAGTGCCCGCGATACGCTGGAACAGCGCCTGCGGGGCCTGGACGGCGGCGCCGACGATTACCTGGTCAAGCCGTTCGTGCTGGCCGAGCTGCTGTCGCGCGTGCGCGCGCTGGCGCGCCGCAGCTATGGCTTCGACGGCGACACCATCGAATTGCGCGGCCTGCTGCTGCAAGTGCCCACGCGCCGCGTCAGCGTGCATGGCCGGCCCGTGGAGCTGACGGCCAGCGAGTATGCCTTGCTGAAAACCTTGCTGATGCGCGCCAACCGCGTCATCACGCGCCGCGTGCTGGAAGAGCATATCCTGCCGGGCGGCCTGGCCAATGCCAGCAATACCCTGGATGTGCATATGGGCAACTTGCGCCGCAAGATAGGCGAAGGTTATATCCGTACCGTGCGCGGCGTCGGCTATGTCATCGACCAGCAGGGCGAGTCGCCCGCGCAGCCGGGCACCGGTGCATGA
- a CDS encoding glycosyltransferase family 9 protein produces MTPLIPAELLQKSDKILFIAHLALGDFTYLQNGFRAFAAAYPHIQIHLWVDEVRRTADAKQWESLRTYSLYDWVEQSGFFTKVYRKTYSPALYDESLREAQAEHYPIVVSLAHIRPQLYADLARMITTDGLVIGTRKPFSPLRLWHYLAYRKIDAVLSSYAGQDAGEHHISSVYADWFHQLTGLDIPVAERYPFVHIPDIALQQAQAQLGDWGFAPRQGPLVLLNPFAKSHKRGWPLERIAELITRMQQQPKWANACFLINAMPQDLAKVHAVVQARELARTQAFSAVDNFFQLPAMLAQCDLIISVETSIMHLANAVHVPVVALMRKKNPEWAPFDSANSTVLTVARRSDWVKAISVDQVLKAIA; encoded by the coding sequence ATGACGCCCTTGATTCCCGCCGAACTTCTACAAAAGTCGGACAAAATTCTCTTCATCGCCCACCTGGCGCTGGGGGACTTCACCTATCTGCAAAATGGCTTTCGCGCCTTTGCCGCGGCCTATCCGCACATCCAGATCCATCTGTGGGTCGATGAAGTGCGGCGCACGGCCGATGCCAAACAATGGGAAAGCCTGCGCACCTACTCGCTGTACGACTGGGTCGAACAGTCCGGCTTCTTCACCAAGGTTTACCGCAAGACCTACAGCCCGGCACTCTACGACGAATCGCTGCGCGAGGCACAGGCGGAGCACTATCCGATTGTCGTCTCGCTGGCGCACATCCGTCCGCAGCTGTATGCGGACCTGGCACGCATGATTACCACGGATGGCCTGGTCATCGGTACGCGCAAACCGTTCAGCCCGCTGCGCCTCTGGCATTACCTGGCCTACCGCAAGATCGACGCCGTGCTGTCATCCTATGCGGGCCAGGACGCGGGCGAACACCATATCAGCAGCGTGTATGCGGACTGGTTCCACCAACTGACGGGACTCGACATTCCCGTGGCGGAGCGCTATCCCTTCGTGCACATCCCCGACATCGCCTTGCAGCAGGCGCAAGCCCAGCTTGGCGATTGGGGCTTTGCCCCGCGCCAGGGGCCGCTTGTGCTGCTGAACCCGTTTGCCAAGTCGCACAAGCGCGGCTGGCCGCTGGAACGCATTGCCGAACTCATTACCCGCATGCAACAGCAGCCGAAATGGGCCAATGCCTGTTTCCTGATCAATGCCATGCCGCAGGATCTGGCCAAGGTACATGCCGTCGTGCAGGCGCGCGAACTGGCGCGCACGCAGGCCTTCAGCGCCGTCGACAACTTCTTCCAGCTGCCGGCGATGCTGGCGCAATGCGACCTGATTATTTCAGTGGAAACGTCCATCATGCACCTGGCGAATGCCGTGCATGTGCCCGTGGTGGCGCTGATGCGCAAGAAGAATCCGGAATGGGCGCCATTCGACAGCGCCAACAGCACCGTGCTGACGGTGGCGCGGCGCAGCGACTGGGTCAAGGCAATTTCAGTCGATCAGGTCTTGAAAGCGATCGCCTGA